A window of Castanea sativa cultivar Marrone di Chiusa Pesio chromosome 1, ASM4071231v1 contains these coding sequences:
- the LOC142622942 gene encoding E3 ubiquitin-protein ligase AIP2, with amino-acid sequence MKRMEREEECLKQELEELQKQLGKKLKFEEAVSSLNSLLQDRYPSASPSLHKLFYSVICRVATVLKTRYTAPGFWLAGLGLFEKAVCLVSDTSEKEYLKSCILQAKEHLHQLDNPIEAPQSSNRGYLFEGHLTVDPEPPQPNWLVHSNLLATAATLIAAESSSQGRSENDDNNNTSENAAGLLQDLMSRLDDVLPLVIPDDDVIPSRAPPASKEVVAKLPVVILTEEILAKLGTDAECAICRENLVVGDKMQELPCKHTFHPPCLKPWLDEHNSCPICRHELLTDDHAYESRKEREKEAEEERKGAANAIRGGEYMYV; translated from the exons ATGAAGAGAATGGAACGTGAAGAGGAATGTTTGAAACAAGAATTAGAGGAATTGCAAAAACAACTCGGAAAGAAGCTAAAGTTCGAGGAAGCTGTCTCCTCCCTCAACTCTCTCCTCCAAGATCGCTATCCCTCTGCCTCTCCCTCTCTCCACAAATTG TTTTATTCTGTTATATGCCGAGTTGCAACGGTTTTAAAGACTCGGTACACGGCACCGGGTTTTTGGCTCGCCGGATTGGGGCTTTTTGAAAAGGCTGTATGCTTAGTTTCTGATACTTCTGAGAAAGAATATTTGAAGAGTTGCATTTTGCAAGCTAAGGAGCATTTGCATCAACTAGACAATCCTATTGAGGCTCCACAATCGTCCAATCGAG GGTATCTATTTGAGGGGCATCTTACTGTGGATCCAGAGCCACCGCAGCCTAATTGGCTGGTGCATTCGAACCTCTTGGCGACTGCTGCCACGCTCATTGCAGCCGAATCCTCTTCTCAAGGCCGCTCGGAAAATGATGATAATAACAACACGTCGGAGAATGCTGCCGGTCTTCTTCAGGATCTCATGAGCAGGCTGGATGATGTTTTGCCACTGGTG ATCCCGGATGATGATGTTATACCCTCAAGAGCCCCACCTGCCAGTAAAGAAGTAGTTGCAAAGCTTCCAGTCGTTATTCTTACAGAGGAAATTCTTGCGAAGCTTGGAACAGATGCAGAGTGTGCGATTTGCAGGGAGAACTTGGTTGTGGGTGACAAGATGCAAGAGTTGCCTTGCAAGCACACCTTCCACCCTCCTTGTCTAAAGCCGTGGCTG GATGAGCACAATTCTTGTCCAATTTGTCGCCATGAGTTGCTAACTGATGATCATGCCTATGAGAGCCGGAAGGAGCGGGAAAAGGAGGCTGAAGAAGAGAGGAAAGGTGCTGCAAATGCCATTCGTGGTGGTGAATACATGTACGTTTAA
- the LOC142627305 gene encoding uncharacterized protein LOC142627305, giving the protein MELALSSSPVLGIKHKQHTTISPIPYHSSHKYSPTTANGTSSTLCLNTTMLSNGYVGRGSSIKIPNNSRTYRRQDSCLVIAPPNGKTPRAIIKFLGGAFIGAVPEVTYSYLIEQLAKDGFVIISVPYNVTFDHAHAAKQVYERFNSCLDSILISGLPHANLTPQQLVNLPLFSVGHSNGALLQVLTGSYFSENIPKANAIISYNNRSATEAVPYFEQLGPLVRQMKPVVEASPVYSMARSASGDAWKVLLDAAGAMIPDSEQESLISLTRFVDQLPSVLNQVTEGISEFRPTPSENRDCFKSSYNVQHTLLVKFNSDTIDETDLLEETLKPRVEFNGGTLEKVQLSGNHITPCIQEPKWQVGYVYTPADAIAQLLKTLSLNETRELSRTISNWFRRFED; this is encoded by the exons ATGGAATTGGCTCTATCCTCCTCTCCTGTTTTGGGTATCAAACATAAACAACACACAACCATTTCTCCAATTCCATATCATTCTTCACACAAGTACTCACCTACAACTGCAAATGGAACCTCCTCTACTCTCTGTCTCAATACAACCATGCTTTCCAATGGGTATGTAGGAAGAGGCAGCAGCATCAAAATCCCTAACAATAGTAGGACTTATAGGAGGCAAGATTCTTGTCTCGTTATTGCTCCACCCAATGGCAAGACGCCACGTGCCATCATCAAATTCTTGGGCGGTGCTTTCATTGGAGCTGTTCCTGAAGTCACTTACAG CTACTTAATTGAGCAGTTAGCGAAGGACGGGTTTGTTATAATATCTGTGCCTTATAATGTAACATTCGACCATGCCCACGCTGCCAAACAAGTTTACGAGAGATTCAATTCCTGTTTGGATTCAATCCTAATCTCTGGATTGCCCCATGCCAATTTAACACCCCAACAACTTGTTAACCTTCCCCTCTTTTCTGTTGGCCATAG CAATGGTGCGCTTCTCCAAGTACTCACAGGAAGCTATTTCTCTGAAAATATACCAAAG GCTAATGCCATAATCTCATACAACAACAGGTCAGCAACGGAGGCAGTGCCTTATTTCGAGCAG TTGGGTCCTTTAGTTCGTCAGATGAAGCCAGTTGTAGAAGCATCTCCAGTTTATTCAATGGCTAGGAGTGCATCAG GAGATGCATGGAAAGTGCTACTTGATGCAGCTGGAGCAATGATACCAGATAGTGAGCAGGAATCCCTCATTTCACTGACCAGATTTGTTGATCAGTTGCCATCAGTACTAAATCAG GTTACTGAAGGGATTTCAGAGTTCAGGCCAACACCATCTGAGAATCGTGATTGTTTTAAGAGCTCATACAATGTCCAACACACCCTATTG GTGAAGTTCAACTCTGACACAATTGACGAGACAGACCTTCTTGAAGAGACCTTAAAGCCTCGTGTGGAGTTCAATGGTGGGACACTAGAAAAGGTCCAATTGAGTGGTAACCATATCACACCATGTATACAg GAACCAAAGTGGCAAGTAGGTTATGTGTATACCCCAGCTGATGCTATTGCTCAGTTGCTTAAAACTCTTTCATTGAATGAGACCAGAGAGCTTTCCAGAACCATAAGCAACTGGTTCAGGCGTTTTGAAGATTGA
- the LOC142643807 gene encoding F-box only protein 13: MEHDHCESSRTTRKRKFQEEDGILSFSMDDLNQDLLERVLSWLPTSTFFRLNSVCKRWKSVAASVSFKLACSRVPSRDPWFFMVDPHLNQSIVFDSAERSWKKLDHPPLLQKDSNQNSMPVAASGGLICFRNLTGNFIICNLVTGSCRELPPLDAAQRNQTIHAIVMNTSSEYSGSYKLVLVYGELPKLSCIVYDSSIGCWEWEAALSRKVENSLEFDSDDDNAVYFLSKAGNLVATNMQRSPSKQYSSVITSKDGEEILYFLSSSGKVVTCNLTHKCFSEYPRLLPVYSEYSIDIVECGGEMLVVLLSEFLESASLRVWRYDEDIRSWHQIAAMPPAMSHEWFGKKVDINCVGTGHQILVCLNSGELFSYVLCDVVTNEWVELPKCCVNGKAIEFMSAFSFEPRIEATV, from the coding sequence ATGGAGCATGATCATTGTGAGTCATCAAGAACTACTCGGAAGAGAAAGTTTCAAGAAGAAGATGGTATCTTGAGCTTCTCCATGGACGATCTCAATCAAGACCTTCTTGAAAGGGTCCTCTCATGGCTTCCAACATCCACATTTTTCCGCCTTAATTCAGTGTGCAAGAGATGGAAATCGGTTGCAGCTTCTGTGAGTTTCAAGCTTGCCTGCTCTCGAGTTCCTTCTCGGGATCCATGGTTTTTCATGGTTGATCCCCATCtcaatcaatcaattgtctTTGACTCTGCTGAGAGAAGTTGGAAGAAACTTGATCACCCACCTCTCCTCCAGAAAGACTCTAACCAAAATTCCATGCCTGTCGCAGCTTCTGGTGGCTTGATCTGTTTCCGCAATTTAACAGGCAACTTTATTATATGCAATCTTGTGACAGGATCCTGCAGAGAACTCCCTCCATTGGATGCAGCCCAACGAAATCAAACTATTCATGCTATTGTGATGAATACATCTTCTGAATACAGTGGCTCCTACAAGCTTGTGTTAGTCTATGGTGAACTTCCAAAGCTCTCATGTATAGTCTATGACTCAAGCATTGGTTGTTGGGAGTGGGAGGCTGCATTAAGTAGGAAGGTTGAAAATTCTCTAGAATTTGATTCTGATGATGACAATGCTGTGTATTTTCTTAGTAAGGCTGGAAATTTAGTGGCAACCAACATGCAGAGAAGCCCATCTAAGCAATACTCGTCAGTTATTACTAGTAAAGATGGCGAGGAGATTTTATATTTCCTTAGCTCCTCAGGGAAGGTTGTCACTTGCAATCTGACCCACAAGTGCTTCTCGGAGTACCCCAGGTTATTGCCGGTATATTCTGAGTACTCCATTGATATCGTGGAATGTGGAGGTGAAATGCTGGTTGTTTTGTTGTCAGAGTTCCTTGAAAGTGCAAGCCTAAGGGTGTGGAGGTATGATGAGGATATTCGGTCTTGGCACCAGATCGCAGCAATGCCTCCAGCAATGTCACATGAGTGGTTTGGCAAGAAGGTGGATATAAACTGTGTTGGAACTGGTCACCAAATATTGGTCTGCTTAAACTCTGGCGAACTCTTTAGCTATGTTCTTTGTGATGTGGTGACCAATGAATGGGTTGAATTGCCCAAATGTTGTGTGAATGGTAAAGCCATTGAATTCATGTCTGCCTTTTCATTTGAGCCCAGGATTGAGGCTACCGTATGA